From Marinomonas maritima:
TTTCCAATTTTGGATTAATAATATCTGATTCCGGTGAATTAGGTACAATCCAGCTTGATTTGAGTCGTTGTGTTTCAAGCTCAATCGCTTCGCGTTTTTTACAAAATGCAGCCCAACGTTCATCAGACACCAGACCCAATTCACGGCCTTTCTCTGTTAGGCGCATGTCGGCATTGTCTTCACGTAAAATCAAACGATATTCCGCACGACTGGTAAACATACGATAAGGTTCTTTGGTTCCCATAGAAATCAAATCATCTACCAATACACCAAGATAGGCTTCATCACGACGAGGTGTCCAAGCATCTTTATCTTGTGCCAGTAATGCCGCGTTTAAACCCGCCAATAAACCTTGCGCCCCCGCTTCTTCATAACCGGTTGTACCGTTGATTTGTCCGGCGAAAAACAAACCTGGCATGTGTTTGGTTTCTAAAGAATATTTTAAATCTTGAGGATTAAAGTAATCGTATTCGATAGCGTAACCAGGACGCATAATATGCGCGTTTTCCATTCCTTTCATCGAGCGAACTAGCTCAATTTGAACATCAAACGGCAAGGACGTCGAAATACCATTGGGGTAAAGTTCGTGTGTTGTTAAACCTTCTGGCTCAATAAAAATCTGATGTGAATTTTTATCCGCAAAGCGCACTATTTTGTCTTCAATAGAAGGACAATAACGCGGCCCTACCCCTTCAATTACACCAGTATACATAGGAGACCGATCCATACCAGCACGAATAATGTCATGAGTTCGTTCATTGGTATGGGTAATAAAACATTCAATTTGACGAGGATGCATCGCTCTATTTCCCATGTACGACATAACGGGCGTAGTGTCGTCGCCGGGTTGTGCTTGCATTTGGGAAAAATCAACTGAACGTGCATCAACTCTAGGCGGTGTACCTGTTTTTAAACGATCAACTCGAAACGGTAGAGCGCGTAACTTTTCGGCCAAACCTATTGAAGGTGGATCTCCAGCTCGGCCACCAGAATGATTCTGTAAACCAATGTGTATGATGCCACCTAAAAAAGTCCCCGCGGTTAACACGACGGTTTTACCATTAAAACGAATACCAGTTTGGGTAATAATACCTCGAGCGGCACCATCTTCAACGATGAGATCTTCTACGGATTGTTGAAAAAGCCAAAGATTTTCTTGATTTTCTAATTTATAACGAATAGCCGCTTTATATAATATGCGGTCAGCTTGAGCACGAGTTGCTCGAACAGCTGGACCTTTTCGAGAGTTCAAGGTGCGAAATTGAATACCTGCTTTATCGGTTGCCAATGCCATAGCACCATCCAAAGCATCAATTTCTTTTACTAAATGGGATTTTCCAATGCCACCAATAGCAGGGTTACAGGACATTTGTCCTAAAGTTTCAATGTTGTGGGAAAGTAACAATGTTTTAACGCCCATACGTGCTGAAGCCAAAGCAGCTTCTGTACCAGCATGTCCACCACCAACCACAATCACATCAAAGCGACTTGGGAAATCCACAGGAACCTCGGTATTACTAAATAGAAAAATGAATGAAAAACGATCAACTATCGATAAGGCCGCTTAGTATATAGGCAAAATTCTAAAAAGGAAGTGAGTGAAATCCCATTTACCCGGTCATCAATATTAATATATATAAGTAGTATATAAGGTCTTTTGTTATTGTTATGTTTATATAGGAAGCAAAAATCTGTTAGTAAGTATTTTTTATACATATAAATCATATTGATACAGCGATGACATCTTGTGAACTATCCCCCTCTCTTCCTGTGTTGTGGGTAACTTATTCCTGTGTATAAAAGTACCACTTATACACGGCCTGATTTTTACCTCTAAGTTGTTAAAAACTGTGCAAAACTTCTTATCAACCTATTACCATACTTATCAACAGGTGGTTTTTTTTAAATAGTCGATATTAAGTTGTTGATTTTTAAAAGTTTAATTTATTTTATAAGCATTTTTTTGCCTTTATTTTAAAAAAACAATCCACAAGCAAAAAAATTAAAATTTCTAATTAATTGTATTTTTATGACTTATAAATGTGAATAGTTTCCATAGACGCTGGTTTTCAAAGGGGTTGAAGCATTGTGGAGAAAGAAAGACAATTTTTTAAAATCACTCTCTGTGAGTAACTTTAATTTTTTGACTCTTTGAAAGTGACTTTAATCAAGGCTAACTGCCAAAATGAAGACTTGTTTGTATAGAGCAATAAAAAATAGCTACTTGTCGGTCGGAAAGGAAGGCTGACTGGGTCGTGATTGATAGGAATGTCACTGACTAGTAATGTAACTGACTAGCAATGAAGGCATCTCCTTAGTGGGCACGTCTTTCAAAAAAGTCACGTAAAAATGAAGGTTTGCTTTGTGGGGAGAAAGACAAATAAAAAAAGCGCCCTCTATACTTAATAGAGAACGCTTTTTATTGCTAGATTTTTTGTTCCTAAGAAGAACGAAGAAATTTAACGATTAGCTGTTTTTAAGGCTTTTCATGTCAATGATAAAGCGATATTTAACATCGCCTTTTTTCATGCGTTTATACGCCTCGTTGATATCTTGGATATTAATCATCTCAGCATCACATTCAATATTATGTTCAGCACAAAAATCTAATACTTCTTGAGTTTCTGCAATGCCACCAATCAAAGAGCCTGTCAGAATACGGCGTTTTAATACCAAATTAGCAGCATGAACAGTGGGATCCATTGGTTCAATCAAACCAACTAAAATGTGTACACCATCGACCTTTAAGCAATTGAGGTAGGGGTTTAAATCATGTTGAACAGGAATAGTGTCTAGTAAAAAATCAAAATTCATTGCCACTGCTTGCATTTGGGTGTCGTCGGTTGAAACAACAACGTGATCGGCGCCTTGTTTTTTTGCTTCGGCTATTTTATTTTCAGAACGAGTAAAAATAGTGACTTCCGCGCCCAATGCTTTGGCTAATTTAACCCCCATGTGACCTAAGCCGCCCATACCTAGAATACCAATTTTATCACCTGCTTTGACGCCATAATGACGCAGTGGTGAAAATGTGGTTACACCAGCGCATAATAATGGCGCTGCTTTACTGGCATCAAGTGCTTCTGGAATGGACAAAACGAATTTTTCACGGACAACGATATGATCAGAATAACCGCCGTAAGTTAAGGTGCCGTCAATTAAATCGTGAGCCCCATAAGTTCCAACGGGGTTATTATCACAATATTGTTCTAAGTCCGCTGAACAGTGTGAACAATGTTGACAAGAGTCAACCATACAACCAACGCCGACAACATCACCCACTTTGTATTTAGATACTTTACTGCCGATTTCTGTGACTTTACCGACAATTTCATGACCAGGAACGATTGGGTAATTACTTGGCCCCCAATCACTTTCCGCCGTATGAATATCAGAGTGACAAACACCACAATACAGAATATCTATATTTACATCGTCTTCACGAAGAGAGCGGCGTTCAAATGAAAATGGTGCTAAAGGGGTTGTTGCAGAGAGTGCCGCATACGATTTTGCTTGGCTCATAAATTATGACTCCAGAGTTTGAACATGAAATACGTGATGGCTAGTTTAGAGTAAATTTCCTCGTTTTGTGTTGTGCATTTTTGTTATAGTTTTGCCTATTCCTCTAAATAAAGAAAATTTAACTTTTCCTACACAATCTTGAGTGGATACTAAATTTATTGATTTTTTTATAGATAGGCCAATCGAAGATGACCGATAGAAACTTAGTTGATTTGATCAAAACTCTGATGATAGAGGATGGCTTTTTAGACACCTCAATTGCCAATGTTCGACTAATGCGCAGTGAAAAATCCTTCCCGAGGATGCCGCTTATTTACAGTCCAGGATTGACTATCATAGTTCAAGGTCGAAAAATTGGTTATTTAGGTGATCGTGAAATTCACTACAATTCCGGTCATTATTTAGTACAAACCCTTCCTTTGCCTTTTGAATGTGAAACCTTTGCCAGTAAAGAAGAACCCCTTTTTGGCGTGTCGATTAATATAGATCCTGCATTATTATCTGAGTTGGTTTCTGATACTACTGAAAGTAACTTAAAGCTGTCTGTACCTTATTTTCCCATGTCATCTGTTGCTATGAGTCCAGACATGGAAGAAGCCGTTAAACGACTTATTAGAGCGCTACATGATCCAAAAACCGCAAAAACCATGGGACAGAGTCGAGTGAGAGAAGTCATTTTTGAAGCTTTACAAAGCCCGCAAGGCGATGCTTTACGGGCCCTTGTTGTAAACCAAGGTCGTTTTTCTCAAATTGTCCATTCTTTGAAACAGCTGCAGTTGCAATTAGATCAAGAAGTGCGAATTGAACAACTCGCCGAAGGCGCCAATATGAGCGTTTCCAGCTTTCACCATCATTTTAAAGCCGTTGCAGGGTCTTCTCCTTTGCAATATTTAAAGAGACTCCGTTTATTGAAAGCGCAAATGCTGCTTAATCAAGGCCACCTAAATGTGGGCCAAATTGCTTTAGAAGTCGGCTACAAAAGCATTCATCAGTTTAGTCGAGATTATAAGCGGTATTTTGGTGTGCCACCGACCAAAGACAAGCAAAAAGATGAAGTGGCTGTGTGAAATAAGTTATACAGAAATTTGATTTTAGTAGACGACTGGTCTAAATTTATTGCTCTTGTGTTTTATCCGTATAGGTATGGCAATTTGCTCAATTTCATTCATGAACAAGACTTAATAATAAATGCCCCCGAAAAGCCTCGTCGAGGACGACCAAAAAAGCTGTCTGCTGATTCTTTTGATACGCGTGAATCTTTGTTAAGAGCAGGTATGTTAATGCTGACGGAAATCGGCTTTTCTCGTAGTGGTATTGACCCTATTTTAAAGTCTGTAGGGGTTCCTAAAGGGTCTTTTTATCACTATTTTTCTAGTAAAGAGGTGTTTGGTCTTGCTGTTCTTCAGCGCTATCGTTGTTACTTTGAAGCTAAATTAGATCGTTTTTTATTAGATGACGCTTTTTCTCCTTTAGAGCGATTGCAGCGGTTTGCAAAGGATGCTCAGGACGGTATTGTGCGTCATGACTTTAAACGAGGCTGTTTAGTGGGTAATTTAGAGCAAGAATCGCCTAATTTATCCAATGTGTTTCGTGAGCAACTTCAAGAGACTTATCAGAGCTGGCAAATTCGTGTCGCTGCGTGCCTTCTGCTGGCATTGAAAGCGGGTGAAATTAAGCTGCATAATTCTATTGAAGATACATCTCAAGCATTTTGGATTGGTTGGGAAGGTGCGGTTCACCGGACACGATTAATGAAAGACACTCAGCCCTTAAGTCTTTTCTTAGACTTCTTTATACAGGCGATTAAGGTGAAATAGCCTTGTTGTTCTCTGGAACCATGGAGCCAAGCATCATTACTTGGCTTTTTTTAGTTATTTAATTAGACGATCGGTCTAAAAGTGGAGGTAATATGTTTAAAGGTGTATTGATTACTCAAGAAGATAAAAAAAATTTAGTGTCTGTGACAGAATTGAATGAAAGCCAGTTGCCCGAAGGCGATGTCTTGGTGGATGTCTATTACAGTACGTTAAATTATAAAGATGGTTTAGCGATTACTGGTAAATCCCCCGTTGTTCGATCCTTTCCTATGGTGCCCGGTATTGATTTGGTTGGCAAAGTGACTCAGTGTGACTCAGACGCTTTTTCTGAAGGGGATTGGGTATTATTGAATGGTTTTGGGGTGGGTGAAATGCACTGGGGCGGATTGGCTGAAAAAGCACGCTTAAAAAGTGATTGGCTCATCCCACTTCCAAAAGGTATAGAACCTAAGCAATCTATGTCAATAGGTACAGCGGGTTACACCGCCATGTTGTCGGTTTTAGCCCTTGAAAAACAAGGTGTTATGCCTAATTCTGGCGAAATTCTTGTCACTGGGGCAAACGGTGGAGTGGGCAGCTTCGCCATTCGTTTGCTCAATCGTCTTGGTTATCATGTGGTGGCGTCAACAGGACGAATGGAAGAAACTGACTATTTAAAAGCACTTGGCGCCAGTGAGGTTATTGATCGCAATACGCTTTCTGAGCCGGGTAAACCTTTGCAAAAAGAGCGTTGGGCTGGCGTCATCGATTGTGTTGGTAGTCATACCCTAGCCAATGCCTGTGCGAGCACAAAATACGGCGGTGTTGTTACCGCTTGTGGCTTAGCGCAAGGCATAGACTTCCCTGCTTCCGTCGCACCGTTTATTCTGCGTGGCGTCAAACTCATCGGCATCGACAGCGTGATGCGCCCTAAAGCGGATCGTATTGAAGCTTGGCAGCGTTTAAGTGAATTACTACAACCACAAGATTTTGATGTAATCAGCACAGAAATTGGCTTAGAGGACGTTGTAGAAACGGCCTATAAATTACTTGATGGTCAAGTACGTGGTCGAGTGATTGTCGTAATAAGATAGGCTCTGTGATGAAAACAGCTTAGTTTATGGTGGAGTAAAAGCACAATCACAGATGCTATCTTGGCTGTTTTCCTTTCTTAACTTCAGTAATATGGCGTCGCCTTTATTATTGATTGGAGCCTCAATGTACGTTTTAGACCCAGCTATCGCCATGCAAATAGTCAGCCGTACCATGAGTATTTTGGGACACAATGTGAATGTAATGAACAATCGTGGTGTGATTCTTGGCTCGGGCGATAATCTGCGTATTGGTGCTATTCATGAAGGGGCGTTATTAGCGATTACTCAAAATAGAGTGGTAGAAATTACCTCAGAAGCCGCATCAGGACTTATAGGAGTAAAGCCCGGTATTAATTTACCTCTTCATTATCAAGGTCAAATTATTGGTGTTATTGGTATCACAGGGGAATTCAAAGAAATAACGCCTTACGGGCAGTTATTGAAAATGACCGCTGAGATAATCGTTGAGCAAGCCAATTTACAAGACAAACTACAATGGGAAAATCGCCAAAAAGAAGAGTTTATTCTGCAACTGATTAAGGGGGATCTCCGGGATAAACCTCAGCTCATCGAATGGGCTTCTCAGTTAGGTATTTCTCTTGAAACGCCTAGAGTTGCAGCGATTATAGAGGTGAGCGATATAAACTCTAAAACTTTGAATAACGGTCATGATACGAACAATCTGAAAGAGGTATTACACCTTTTACAGTATCCTGAGCGTGGAAATTTAGTCGCTATGACGTCTCTGAATCAACTGGTTATTTTAAAACCTGCTTTTTTAGATGGACATAACTGGGATCCTACCCTAGAAAGTGCGCGTATTGATGAACTCTTAAAACGTTTGCCTCATCATATCAAAGACGGTACAAAAATTGCTCTAGGGCATTATTTTCCAAATATAGATGGCATAGCGCATTCCTATCAAACGGCTCAGGAAACCTTGATCATTGGTAAGCAGTTTAACAATGAAGAGAGGAAGTATTTGTTTGAGGATTATTCTTTGCAGGTTTTATTATCTGGTCTTAAACATAATTGGCGAGGTGAGATTTTATCTAGTCATTACCAACAACTTCAATTCGCTGATAATAAAGGATCGTTACGAAAGACGCTCGCTGCCTACATTACTCATTTTGGGGATTTACAGCAGTGTGCTAATGCCTTACACATTCACCGTAATACGTTGCGGTATCGGTTAGATAAAATTCAACACATTACCCAATTAGACATTCATGCATTAGAGGGTCTTTTTAGACTCTATTTAGGCCAATTAATTGCGGATTAAATGACAGTAAAATGGCTTATTGAGAGTATAAAATTCAATAATTTTGTGCAAATGAACAAAAAAAGCATACAAAAGAGCGTTATATCCAGCTAAGTGGCTAAAGCTTAAGTTGGCTGTTTATTGAATAATAAAAGTCCTAAAAACAGGTGTCATTGACTCCAACACTAAAAATAAAAAAGGACATTACTCGATGAGCTTAGTACTGATCTTGATAGGGGTTATCGCCTTTATCGTCGTTGCAACATCTAAATTTAAACTTCACCCTTTCTTAACCCTGATATTAGCGGCATTTATCGCAGCGTTTGCTTATGGTTTACCTAGTAGTACCATTGCCAAAACGATTACATCGGGCTTTGGTGGGATTCTTGGATACATAGGACTAGTGATCGTCCTAGGTACGATTATTGGAACCATTTTAGAAAAAGCGGTGCCGCCATTACCATGGCCAATTGCGTTATTAAGCTTCTAGGAAAACGCTTTCCTACTTTAACCATGTCCTTGATTGGTTATATGGTTTCCATCCCCGTGTTCTGTGATTCTGGCTTTGTTATTTTAAACTCATTGAAACAGTCCATGGCAAATCGCATGAAAGTTTCCAGTGTGTCTATGAGTGTGGCTCTGGCCACTGGGCTTTATGCGACACATACCTTTGTACCGCCAACGCCTGGCCCTATTGCGGCGGCAGGGAACTTAGGCCTAGAGTCAAATTTGGGTTTGGTTATCTTGGTGGGTATTTTTGTCGCTGCTGTTGCGGCTTTGGCGGGAATGTTATGGGCAAATCACTTTACTAATATCGAGCCTGATGGTGAAGGCGCGGATGAACTAAAAGCTCAAAATGAAGATTACGAAACGTTAAAACAAAGCTACGGTACACTACCAAGCCCATTTAAAGCCTTTGCACCGATCTTTGTACCTATTTTATTAATATGCTTTGGATCTATTGCTGGTTTTCCTTCTGCACCTTTGGGAAAAGCGACTTTATACGATGCATTCGTCTTTTTAGGACAACCTGTAAATGCCTTGTTAATTGGCCTGTTTTTATCTTTATTACTGTTAAAAAGTGATAAAAAAATAGAAGAGTTTAGCGAGCGCATTAGCCAAGGTTTGGTTGTTGCTGCTCCTATTTTATTAATCACAGGTGCCGGTGGTGCCTTTGGTGCGGTTCTTAAAGCGACGCCGATTGGTGAATTTCTTGGTACATCATTGTCTGCGCTTGGTATTGGTATCTTTATGCCATTTATTGTCGCCGCCGCGTTAAAGTCAGCACAAGGGTCTTCTACGGTGGCTTTAGTCGCAACATCAGCTTTGGTTGCGCCAATGTTGGGTGATATTGGCTTAGCCAGTGAAATGGGTCGCGTATTAACCGTAATGGCTATTGGTGCGGGTGCTATGACGGTTTCTCATGCCAATGATAGTTTCTTCTGGGTTGTAACTCAATTTAGCCGTATGAGCGTATCACAAGCTTATAAAGCGCAAACGATGGCGACCCTGATTCAGGGTGCTACGGCAATGTGCCTTGTGTATATTCTGAGCTTGTTCTTACTTTAATAGATTGCTTTCGCGCTTATTTAGATAATTAGATAGGCGCACTTACTGCTTTGATTTAAAGATCA
This genomic window contains:
- the mnmG gene encoding tRNA uridine-5-carboxymethylaminomethyl(34) synthesis enzyme MnmG, which gives rise to MDFPSRFDVIVVGGGHAGTEAALASARMGVKTLLLSHNIETLGQMSCNPAIGGIGKSHLVKEIDALDGAMALATDKAGIQFRTLNSRKGPAVRATRAQADRILYKAAIRYKLENQENLWLFQQSVEDLIVEDGAARGIITQTGIRFNGKTVVLTAGTFLGGIIHIGLQNHSGGRAGDPPSIGLAEKLRALPFRVDRLKTGTPPRVDARSVDFSQMQAQPGDDTTPVMSYMGNRAMHPRQIECFITHTNERTHDIIRAGMDRSPMYTGVIEGVGPRYCPSIEDKIVRFADKNSHQIFIEPEGLTTHELYPNGISTSLPFDVQIELVRSMKGMENAHIMRPGYAIEYDYFNPQDLKYSLETKHMPGLFFAGQINGTTGYEEAGAQGLLAGLNAALLAQDKDAWTPRRDEAYLGVLVDDLISMGTKEPYRMFTSRAEYRLILREDNADMRLTEKGRELGLVSDERWAAFCKKREAIELETQRLKSSWIVPNSPESDIINPKLE
- the acuI gene encoding acrylyl-CoA reductase (NADPH) → MFKGVLITQEDKKNLVSVTELNESQLPEGDVLVDVYYSTLNYKDGLAITGKSPVVRSFPMVPGIDLVGKVTQCDSDAFSEGDWVLLNGFGVGEMHWGGLAEKARLKSDWLIPLPKGIEPKQSMSIGTAGYTAMLSVLALEKQGVMPNSGEILVTGANGGVGSFAIRLLNRLGYHVVASTGRMEETDYLKALGASEVIDRNTLSEPGKPLQKERWAGVIDCVGSHTLANACASTKYGGVVTACGLAQGIDFPASVAPFILRGVKLIGIDSVMRPKADRIEAWQRLSELLQPQDFDVISTEIGLEDVVETAYKLLDGQVRGRVIVVIR
- a CDS encoding NAD(P)-dependent alcohol dehydrogenase, encoding MSQAKSYAALSATTPLAPFSFERRSLREDDVNIDILYCGVCHSDIHTAESDWGPSNYPIVPGHEIVGKVTEIGSKVSKYKVGDVVGVGCMVDSCQHCSHCSADLEQYCDNNPVGTYGAHDLIDGTLTYGGYSDHIVVREKFVLSIPEALDASKAAPLLCAGVTTFSPLRHYGVKAGDKIGILGMGGLGHMGVKLAKALGAEVTIFTRSENKIAEAKKQGADHVVVSTDDTQMQAVAMNFDFLLDTIPVQHDLNPYLNCLKVDGVHILVGLIEPMDPTVHAANLVLKRRILTGSLIGGIAETQEVLDFCAEHNIECDAEMINIQDINEAYKRMKKGDVKYRFIIDMKSLKNS
- the acuR gene encoding acrylate utilization transcriptional regulator AcuR, which translates into the protein MLNFIHEQDLIINAPEKPRRGRPKKLSADSFDTRESLLRAGMLMLTEIGFSRSGIDPILKSVGVPKGSFYHYFSSKEVFGLAVLQRYRCYFEAKLDRFLLDDAFSPLERLQRFAKDAQDGIVRHDFKRGCLVGNLEQESPNLSNVFREQLQETYQSWQIRVAACLLLALKAGEIKLHNSIEDTSQAFWIGWEGAVHRTRLMKDTQPLSLFLDFFIQAIKVK
- a CDS encoding AraC family transcriptional regulator, producing the protein MTDRNLVDLIKTLMIEDGFLDTSIANVRLMRSEKSFPRMPLIYSPGLTIIVQGRKIGYLGDREIHYNSGHYLVQTLPLPFECETFASKEEPLFGVSINIDPALLSELVSDTTESNLKLSVPYFPMSSVAMSPDMEEAVKRLIRALHDPKTAKTMGQSRVREVIFEALQSPQGDALRALVVNQGRFSQIVHSLKQLQLQLDQEVRIEQLAEGANMSVSSFHHHFKAVAGSSPLQYLKRLRLLKAQMLLNQGHLNVGQIALEVGYKSIHQFSRDYKRYFGVPPTKDKQKDEVAV
- a CDS encoding sugar diacid recognition domain-containing protein, giving the protein MYVLDPAIAMQIVSRTMSILGHNVNVMNNRGVILGSGDNLRIGAIHEGALLAITQNRVVEITSEAASGLIGVKPGINLPLHYQGQIIGVIGITGEFKEITPYGQLLKMTAEIIVEQANLQDKLQWENRQKEEFILQLIKGDLRDKPQLIEWASQLGISLETPRVAAIIEVSDINSKTLNNGHDTNNLKEVLHLLQYPERGNLVAMTSLNQLVILKPAFLDGHNWDPTLESARIDELLKRLPHHIKDGTKIALGHYFPNIDGIAHSYQTAQETLIIGKQFNNEERKYLFEDYSLQVLLSGLKHNWRGEILSSHYQQLQFADNKGSLRKTLAAYITHFGDLQQCANALHIHRNTLRYRLDKIQHITQLDIHALEGLFRLYLGQLIAD